The window GTGATCGTCTCGCTTTGTGTCCGAAACTCCACCAGACTCTTCATCATGGAAACCGTCCGAAGGCTCGGACGATCCGCCAGCATGGGATCAAGATGAAGCCGATGGTCTGGTCGGGTTATATGTCTTGGTTGGGATCACTCATCTCAATGTCGGCGGTGAGACCGTAATATCGCAAACTCAATATCACGGGCGCATCGTCAGCGCCGACCCCAAGGCCGGATTTAAGGTGGAGTGCGAAGGCAAGTGGAAAGGCCAGCTCATGGGACTACCTCCGGATATCAATGTCTTTACCGCTGCCAGACCGGGACAATATAGGCTCCGTTCAACGGAGGAGATTGTAGAAAACCCGGATCTCCTCGCTACGTGGTCAGTAAAAGGGCGCGTAACGTCTTGATGAAAGAATTTGGGTTGCCGTTATTGATTACGTTGATGGGGGACTGATGGACAAAGTCGTTGTCATCACCGGCGGCAGCCGCGGCATCGGCCGCGCCACCGCGATTGCTGCTGCTTCCCGCGGCTTTCGGGTTTGCGTCGGCTATGCTTCCAATGAAGCCGCGGCCCGCCAGGTCGTCACCAGCATCGAAGCCAGGAACGGCAAGGCGATCGCGGTGAAATGCGATGTCGGCAGCGAGAGCGACATTCTGGCGCTGTTCAAGGCCGCCGATGCGTTCGGCACCTTGGGTGCGTTGGTCAACAACGCCGGCATCGTCGGGCCGAGCCTGCGCGTCGACGAGATGTCGGCCGGGCGCATCGAACGCATGATGGCGGTCAATGTCGCCGGCAGCATCTTGTGCGCGCGCGAGGCGGTGAAGCGGATGTCGACGCGGCACGGCGGCCAGGGCGGCGTCATCGTCAATCTTTCTTCGGTCGCAGCAAAACTCGGCGCGCCCAATACCTATGTCGATTACGCGGCCTCCAAGGGCGCGATCGATTCCTTCACCATCGGACTTGGATACGAAGTCGCCGGCGAAGGCATCCGCGTCGCCGCGATCCGGCCCGGCCTGATCGATACCGAAATTCATGCCTCCGGCGGCGAGCCCGACCGCGCGCATCGGCTCAGCCACATGGTGCCGATGAAGCGCGTCGGCACGGCGGAAGAAATCGCCAACGCCATCGTCTGGCTGATGTCGGACGATGCCTCCTACGTGACCAGCGCCATTCTTGATGTTTCGGGCGGGCGCTAATACCTGTCACCATCTTCAGCTACAGGACTTCAATCATGGCCACTTACGATCTCGTCATCATCGGCACCGGTCCGGGCGGATATGTCTGCGCCATCCGTGCCGCGCAACTCGGCATGAAGGTTGCCGTGATCGAGAAGAACGAAACGCTCGGCGGCACCTGCCTCAATATCGGCTGCATGCCGTCGAAGGCTTTGTTGCACGCATCCGAAATGTTCGAGGAAGCGGAGCACTCGTTCGCCAAGATGGGCGTCAGCGTGCCGCCACCGAAGCTCGATCTGCCCTCGATGATGAATTTCAAGCAGCAGGGCATCGACGGCAACGTCAAGGGCGTCGAGTTCCTGATGAAGAAGAACAAGATCGACGTCATCCACGGCACCGGAAAAATCCTCGGCACCGGCAAGCTCGAGGTGTCAAACAGTGACGGCAAGACGCAGCCGGTGGAGACAAAAAATATCGTCATCGCCACCGGCTCCGACGTCGCGCAACTGAAAGGCGTCGAGATCGACGAAAAGCGCATCGTGTCCTCGACCGGCGCGCTGTCGCTCGACCGTGTGCCGGAGAGATTGTTGGTCGTCGGCGCCGGCGTGATTGGGCTTGAGCTTGGCTCAGTCTGGCACCGGCTCGGCGCGAAGGTCACGGTGGTCGAATTTCTCGACCGTATTTTGCCGGGCATGGACGGCGAGGTCGCAAAGCAGTTTCAGCGTATGCTGGAAAAGCAGGGTTTTGCGTTCAAGCTCTCGACCAAGGTCACCGCGATCGACACCTCGGGCAACACGCTCGTCGCCAAGGTCGAGCCGGCCGCGGGTAGCGCATCGGAGGCGGTGGAAGCCGACGTGGTGCTGGTCTGCATCGGGCGGGTGCCCTACACCGAGGGCCTCGGGCTGAAGGAAGCCGGCGTCGCGCTGGATAATCGTGGCCGTGTCCAGATCGACCCGCATTTTGCCACCAGCCTGAAGGGCGTCTACGCGATCGGCGATGTGGTCGCAGGTCCCATGCTCGCGCACAAGGCCGAGGACGAAGGTGTTGCGGTAGCGGAAATTCTCGCCGGCCAGGCCGGCCATGTGAACTACGACGTTATTCCAGGTGTTGTGTATACCACGCCGGAAGTGTCGGCGGTCGGCAAGACCGAGGAAGAGCTGAAGCAGGCCGGCGTCGCCTATACGTCAGGCAAATTCCCCTTCACCGCCAACGGCCGCTCCAAGGTCAACCAGACCACTGACGGTTTCGTGAAGGTTCTCGCGGACGCGAAGACCGATCGGGTGCTCGGCGTGCACATTGTCGGCCGCGAGGCCGGTGAAATGATCCACGAAGCGGCCGTTTTGATGGAGTTTGGCGGCTCGGCCGAAGATCTGGCGCGCACCTGTCACGCGCATCCGACCCGTTCGGAGGCCATCAAGGAAGCGGCGCTTGCAGTCGGCAAGCGAGCGATCCATATGTGATCGACGCCCGGCGCAGGCCGGGCGAGGATATGGATGATGCGCCGCCTCCTTCAGCCGTTTTGGATTCTGCTTGCGGTCATCTTCCTGATCGAGGCCTGGCTTTGGGATCACCTCGAGCCGATTGTGGCCTGGTTCGTGGCGCTGATCCCGCTGCGCGCCTTCAAGCAATGGCTGACTGAGCGTATCGACGCGCTGTCGCCGGCGATGACGCTGATCGTTTTCGTCGTCCCGGTGATTCCGCTGTTTCCGCTAAAACTGGTCGGGCTCTATCTACTGACCCATGAATATTGGTTCAGCGCCATCCTCACCATCCTCTTTGCAAAGTTCCTGGGCGTCGGCGTCATGGCTTTCGTGTTTGATGTAACGAAGGATAAATTGCTGGAGATGGATTGGTTCGAGAGGCTCTATGAGTTTGTCATGGGGTTGCGGACCAAGGCGACCGCGATAGTCGATCCCGTCAAAGCCCGCATCCTGGACTTGCTGCGCGGCGACGGCGACCGCTGGTCGTCGCGTATGCTGCGCCTGATCCAGCGCTTCCGCAAAGGCGTGCACGAAGCGCGCTAGGACATTTTTGCGCATTCATGGCCTCGTGGTTCGAGACGCGCGGCGTTGCCGCGCTCCTCACCATGAGGGTCTAAGACCTCATCCTGAGGAGCGGCCGCTTGGCCGCGTCTCGAAGGATGAAGCCCCAGTGTCTCACGGCAGATGCAACAGATGCGGCACGAACACGCCGAGTGCGGTGAAGGCGATGCCCACCAGCGTCAATAGGCCGGAGATCCAGGCCAATGCGATCATGCCGGTGATGATGCTCGCGGAAGCCAGCACGATGCCGATCTGAAAGGCGGCGGAGGCGAGTTCGAAATGATGGTATTTCGCAGTCGCAAGGTCGCGCTCTTCCTCGGCATGTTTGGCGCGCTCGGACAATTGCTCCTGCCCTTCACCGCTCTTGGGATCGGAGCGGTAGCGCTCGGCGGTCTTCTGCCAGTCGTCGATCTGCTTTTGCGTCGCCGCCCTGGCGGCATCGTCGCCTGCGGCGCCGAGGCCTAATTTGGTCTGCTCGGCGGCGGTCTGAACGGTGGTGTGGCGAACGCTCTTGGCCTGGAAGAACGCCCACAGGTTCGAGGCCTCGACATTCTTGCTGATCGATTCGGTCTGGGCGCCCTTGCCGAGCGTCTCCGACAGCGCCAGGCATAACGCGATCACGGCGATCAATAACGCGATCCTCCGGTTCTCGCCGGCGGCTTCCTTGGCGCTGTCCGCCTGCTCCATGCTCTCGTGCGCGCTCATGATTCCCTCCCGCTTTGATGACCCACGATTGACCGAACGGGACGGTCTGCGCAAGAGGCAAGCCGCTGCGATGGCAGTGTGTCGCGGATGAAAGCTCGGGCGATCTCAGGCGCGAGGATGCGCGGTCTTGTAGACTTCCAGGAGCCGCTCGCTGTCGATGCCGGTATAGATCTGCGTGGTCGAGAGCGAGGCGTGCCCGAGCAGTTCCTGGATCGCGCGCAAATCGCCGCCGCGGCTCAACAAATGGGTGGCGAAGGAATGCCGCAGCGCGTGCGGCGTCGCGCTATCGGGTAGCCCCAGCGCGCTGCGCAGCCGTTCCATGGTGAGCTGAATGATGCGCGGGCCGAGCGGGC is drawn from Bradyrhizobium lablabi and contains these coding sequences:
- a CDS encoding DUF4337 domain-containing protein, coding for MSAHESMEQADSAKEAAGENRRIALLIAVIALCLALSETLGKGAQTESISKNVEASNLWAFFQAKSVRHTTVQTAAEQTKLGLGAAGDDAARAATQKQIDDWQKTAERYRSDPKSGEGQEQLSERAKHAEEERDLATAKYHHFELASAAFQIGIVLASASIITGMIALAWISGLLTLVGIAFTALGVFVPHLLHLP
- a CDS encoding SDR family oxidoreductase; protein product: MMDKVVVITGGSRGIGRATAIAAASRGFRVCVGYASNEAAARQVVTSIEARNGKAIAVKCDVGSESDILALFKAADAFGTLGALVNNAGIVGPSLRVDEMSAGRIERMMAVNVAGSILCAREAVKRMSTRHGGQGGVIVNLSSVAAKLGAPNTYVDYAASKGAIDSFTIGLGYEVAGEGIRVAAIRPGLIDTEIHASGGEPDRAHRLSHMVPMKRVGTAEEIANAIVWLMSDDASYVTSAILDVSGGR
- the lpdA gene encoding dihydrolipoyl dehydrogenase — protein: MATYDLVIIGTGPGGYVCAIRAAQLGMKVAVIEKNETLGGTCLNIGCMPSKALLHASEMFEEAEHSFAKMGVSVPPPKLDLPSMMNFKQQGIDGNVKGVEFLMKKNKIDVIHGTGKILGTGKLEVSNSDGKTQPVETKNIVIATGSDVAQLKGVEIDEKRIVSSTGALSLDRVPERLLVVGAGVIGLELGSVWHRLGAKVTVVEFLDRILPGMDGEVAKQFQRMLEKQGFAFKLSTKVTAIDTSGNTLVAKVEPAAGSASEAVEADVVLVCIGRVPYTEGLGLKEAGVALDNRGRVQIDPHFATSLKGVYAIGDVVAGPMLAHKAEDEGVAVAEILAGQAGHVNYDVIPGVVYTTPEVSAVGKTEEELKQAGVAYTSGKFPFTANGRSKVNQTTDGFVKVLADAKTDRVLGVHIVGREAGEMIHEAAVLMEFGGSAEDLARTCHAHPTRSEAIKEAALAVGKRAIHM